In Cinclus cinclus chromosome 13, bCinCin1.1, whole genome shotgun sequence, a genomic segment contains:
- the TPM1 gene encoding tropomyosin alpha-1 chain isoform X20, translated as MDAIKKKMQMLKLDKENALDRAEQAEADKKAAEERSKQLEDELVALQKKLKATEDELDKYSESLKDAQEKLELADKKATDAESEVASLNRRIQLVEEELDRAQERLATALQKLEEAEKAADESERGMKVIENRAQKDEEKMEIQEIQLKEAKHIAEEADRKYEEVARKLVIIESDLERAEERAELSESQVRQLEEQLRIMDQTLKALMAAEDKYSQKEDKYEEEIKVLTDKLKEAETRAEFAERSVTKLEKSIDDLEDQLYQQLEQNSRLTNELKLALNED; from the exons atggatgccatcAAGAAGAAGATGCAGATGCTGAAGCTGGACAAGGAGAACGCCTTGGACAGAGCCGAGCAAGCCGAAGCGGACAAGAAGGCTGCGGAGGAGAGAAGCAAACAG CTGGAGGATGAGCTGGTGGCTCTACAAAAGAAGCTGAAGGCCACTGAGGATGAGCTGGACAAATACTCCGAGTCCCTTAAAGATGCACAGGAAAAGTTGGAACTGGCTGACAAAAAGGCCACAGAT GCTGAGAGTGAAGTAGCTTCTCTGAACAGACGCATCCAGCTGGTTGAGGAAGAGCTGGATCGTGCTCAGGAGCGCTTGGCTACTGCCCTGCAGAAGCTGGAGGAGGCTGAGAAGGCTGCAGATGAGAGTGAAAG AGGAATGAAGGTCATTGAAAACAGAGCCCAGAAGGATGAAGAGAAGATGGAAATCCAGGAGATCCAGCTTAAAGAGGCTAAGCACATTGCTGAAGAGGCTGACCGCAAGTATGAAGAG GTGGCTCGTAAGCTGGTGATCATTGAGAGTGACCTGGAGCGTGCTGAGGAGCGTGCTGAGCTATCAGAAAG CCAAGTCCGACAGCTGGAAGAACAGTTAAGAATAATGGATCAAACCTTGaaagcattaatggctgcagaGGACAAG TACTCACAGAAAGAAGATAAGTATGAAGAGGAGATTAAAGTTCTGACTGACAAACTGAAGGAG GCTGAGACCCGTGCCGAGTTTGCTGAGAGGTCAGTAACCAAGCTGGAGAAGAGCATTGATGACCTAGAAG ACCAACTCTACCAGCAACTTGAGCAAAACAGTCGCCTAACTAATGAACTAAAGCTGGCATTGAATGAGGATTAA
- the TPM1 gene encoding tropomyosin alpha-1 chain isoform X17 yields the protein MDAIKKKMQMLKLDKENALDRAEQAEADKKAAEERSKQLEDELVALQKKLKATEDELDKYSESLKDAQEKLELADKKATDAESEVASLNRRIQLVEEELDRAQERLATALQKLEEAEKAADESERGMKVIENRAQKDEEKMEIQEIQLKEAKHIAEEADRKYEEVARKLVIIESDLERAEERAELSESKCAELEEELKTVTNNLKSLEAQAEKYSQKEDKYEEEIKVLTDKLKEAETRAEFAERSVTKLEKSIDDLEDQLYQQLEQNSRLTNELKLALNED from the exons atggatgccatcAAGAAGAAGATGCAGATGCTGAAGCTGGACAAGGAGAACGCCTTGGACAGAGCCGAGCAAGCCGAAGCGGACAAGAAGGCTGCGGAGGAGAGAAGCAAACAG CTGGAGGATGAGCTGGTGGCTCTACAAAAGAAGCTGAAGGCCACTGAGGATGAGCTGGACAAATACTCCGAGTCCCTTAAAGATGCACAGGAAAAGTTGGAACTGGCTGACAAAAAGGCCACAGAT GCTGAGAGTGAAGTAGCTTCTCTGAACAGACGCATCCAGCTGGTTGAGGAAGAGCTGGATCGTGCTCAGGAGCGCTTGGCTACTGCCCTGCAGAAGCTGGAGGAGGCTGAGAAGGCTGCAGATGAGAGTGAAAG AGGAATGAAGGTCATTGAAAACAGAGCCCAGAAGGATGAAGAGAAGATGGAAATCCAGGAGATCCAGCTTAAAGAGGCTAAGCACATTGCTGAAGAGGCTGACCGCAAGTATGAAGAG GTGGCTCGTAAGCTGGTGATCATTGAGAGTGACCTGGAGCGTGCTGAGGAGCGTGCTGAGCTATCAGAAAG CAAATGTGCTGAGCTTGAAGAGGAATTGAAAACTGTGACCAACAACCTGAAGTCGCTGGAGGCTCAGGCTGAGAAG TACTCACAGAAAGAAGATAAGTATGAAGAGGAGATTAAAGTTCTGACTGACAAACTGAAGGAG GCTGAGACCCGTGCCGAGTTTGCTGAGAGGTCAGTAACCAAGCTGGAGAAGAGCATTGATGACCTAGAAG ACCAACTCTACCAGCAACTTGAGCAAAACAGTCGCCTAACTAATGAACTAAAGCTGGCATTGAATGAGGATTAA
- the TPM1 gene encoding tropomyosin alpha-1 chain isoform X13: MDAIKKKMQMLKLDKENALDRAEQAEADKKAAEERSKQLEDDIVQLEKQLRVTEDSRDQVLEELHKSEDSLLSAEENAAKAESEVASLNRRIQLVEEELDRAQERLATALQKLEEAEKAADESERGMKVIENRAQKDEEKMEIQEIQLKEAKHIAEEADRKYEEVARKLVIIESDLERAEERAELSESKCAELEEELKTVTNNLKSLEAQAEKYSQKEDKYEEEIKVLTDKLKEAETRAEFAERSVTKLEKSIDDLEDQLYQQLEQNSRLTNELKLALNED, from the exons atggatgccatcAAGAAGAAGATGCAGATGCTGAAGCTGGACAAGGAGAACGCCTTGGACAGAGCCGAGCAAGCCGAAGCGGACAAGAAGGCTGCGGAGGAGAGAAGCAAACAG TTAGAGGATGACATTGTGCAATTGGAAAAGCAATTGCGTGTCACGGAGGATTCAAGGGACCAAGTGCTGGAAGAGCTACACAAGTCTGAGGACAGCCTCCTCTCCGCAGAGGAGAATGCTGCCAAG GCTGAGAGTGAAGTAGCTTCTCTGAACAGACGCATCCAGCTGGTTGAGGAAGAGCTGGATCGTGCTCAGGAGCGCTTGGCTACTGCCCTGCAGAAGCTGGAGGAGGCTGAGAAGGCTGCAGATGAGAGTGAAAG AGGAATGAAGGTCATTGAAAACAGAGCCCAGAAGGATGAAGAGAAGATGGAAATCCAGGAGATCCAGCTTAAAGAGGCTAAGCACATTGCTGAAGAGGCTGACCGCAAGTATGAAGAG GTGGCTCGTAAGCTGGTGATCATTGAGAGTGACCTGGAGCGTGCTGAGGAGCGTGCTGAGCTATCAGAAAG CAAATGTGCTGAGCTTGAAGAGGAATTGAAAACTGTGACCAACAACCTGAAGTCGCTGGAGGCTCAGGCTGAGAAG TACTCACAGAAAGAAGATAAGTATGAAGAGGAGATTAAAGTTCTGACTGACAAACTGAAGGAG GCTGAGACCCGTGCCGAGTTTGCTGAGAGGTCAGTAACCAAGCTGGAGAAGAGCATTGATGACCTAGAAG ACCAACTCTACCAGCAACTTGAGCAAAACAGTCGCCTAACTAATGAACTAAAGCTGGCATTGAATGAGGATTAA
- the TPM1 gene encoding tropomyosin alpha-1 chain isoform X24, whose amino-acid sequence MAAMSSLEAVRRKIRSLQEQADAAEERAGRLQREVDQERALREEAESEVASLNRRIQLVEEELDRAQERLATALQKLEEAEKAADESERGMKVIENRAQKDEEKMEIQEIQLKEAKHIAEEADRKYEEVARKLVIIESDLERAEERAELSESKCAELEEELKTVTNNLKSLEAQAEKYSQKEDKYEEEIKVLTDKLKEAETRAEFAERSVTKLEKSIDDLEDQLYQQLEQNSRLTNELKLALNED is encoded by the exons ATGGCGGCGATGAGCTCGCTCGAGGCCGTTCGCAGGAAGATTCGcagcctgcaggagcaggcagacGCCGCTGAGGAGCGGGCGGGACGCCTGCAGCGGGAGGTGGACCAGGAGCGGGCGTTGCGGGAGGAG GCTGAGAGTGAAGTAGCTTCTCTGAACAGACGCATCCAGCTGGTTGAGGAAGAGCTGGATCGTGCTCAGGAGCGCTTGGCTACTGCCCTGCAGAAGCTGGAGGAGGCTGAGAAGGCTGCAGATGAGAGTGAAAG AGGAATGAAGGTCATTGAAAACAGAGCCCAGAAGGATGAAGAGAAGATGGAAATCCAGGAGATCCAGCTTAAAGAGGCTAAGCACATTGCTGAAGAGGCTGACCGCAAGTATGAAGAG GTGGCTCGTAAGCTGGTGATCATTGAGAGTGACCTGGAGCGTGCTGAGGAGCGTGCTGAGCTATCAGAAAG CAAATGTGCTGAGCTTGAAGAGGAATTGAAAACTGTGACCAACAACCTGAAGTCGCTGGAGGCTCAGGCTGAGAAG TACTCACAGAAAGAAGATAAGTATGAAGAGGAGATTAAAGTTCTGACTGACAAACTGAAGGAG GCTGAGACCCGTGCCGAGTTTGCTGAGAGGTCAGTAACCAAGCTGGAGAAGAGCATTGATGACCTAGAAG ACCAACTCTACCAGCAACTTGAGCAAAACAGTCGCCTAACTAATGAACTAAAGCTGGCATTGAATGAGGATTAA
- the TPM1 gene encoding tropomyosin alpha-1 chain isoform X26 → MAAMSSLEAVRRKIRSLQEQADAAEERAGRLQREVDQERALREEAESEVASLNRRIQLVEEELDRAQERLATALQKLEEAEKAADESERGMKVIENRAQKDEEKMEIQEIQLKEAKHIAEEADRKYEEVARKLVIIESDLERAEERAELSESQVRQLEEQLRIMDQTLKALMAAEDKYSQKEDKYEEEIKVLTDKLKEAETRAEFAERSVTKLEKSIDDLEDQLYQQLEQNSRLTNELKLALNED, encoded by the exons ATGGCGGCGATGAGCTCGCTCGAGGCCGTTCGCAGGAAGATTCGcagcctgcaggagcaggcagacGCCGCTGAGGAGCGGGCGGGACGCCTGCAGCGGGAGGTGGACCAGGAGCGGGCGTTGCGGGAGGAG GCTGAGAGTGAAGTAGCTTCTCTGAACAGACGCATCCAGCTGGTTGAGGAAGAGCTGGATCGTGCTCAGGAGCGCTTGGCTACTGCCCTGCAGAAGCTGGAGGAGGCTGAGAAGGCTGCAGATGAGAGTGAAAG AGGAATGAAGGTCATTGAAAACAGAGCCCAGAAGGATGAAGAGAAGATGGAAATCCAGGAGATCCAGCTTAAAGAGGCTAAGCACATTGCTGAAGAGGCTGACCGCAAGTATGAAGAG GTGGCTCGTAAGCTGGTGATCATTGAGAGTGACCTGGAGCGTGCTGAGGAGCGTGCTGAGCTATCAGAAAG CCAAGTCCGACAGCTGGAAGAACAGTTAAGAATAATGGATCAAACCTTGaaagcattaatggctgcagaGGACAAG TACTCACAGAAAGAAGATAAGTATGAAGAGGAGATTAAAGTTCTGACTGACAAACTGAAGGAG GCTGAGACCCGTGCCGAGTTTGCTGAGAGGTCAGTAACCAAGCTGGAGAAGAGCATTGATGACCTAGAAG ACCAACTCTACCAGCAACTTGAGCAAAACAGTCGCCTAACTAATGAACTAAAGCTGGCATTGAATGAGGATTAA
- the TPM1 gene encoding tropomyosin alpha-1 chain isoform X18, with protein MDAIKKKMQMLKLDKENALDRAEQAEADKKAAEERSKQLEDDIVQLEKQLRVTEDSRDQVLEELHKSEDSLLSAEENAAKAESEVASLNRRIQLVEEELDRAQERLATALQKLEEAEKAADESERGMKVIENRAQKDEEKMEIQEIQLKEAKHIAEEADRKYEEVARKLVIIESDLERAEERAELSESQVRQLEEQLRIMDQTLKALMAAEDKYSQKEDKYEEEIKVLTDKLKEAETRAEFAERSVTKLEKSIDDLEDQLYQQLEQNSRLTNELKLALNED; from the exons atggatgccatcAAGAAGAAGATGCAGATGCTGAAGCTGGACAAGGAGAACGCCTTGGACAGAGCCGAGCAAGCCGAAGCGGACAAGAAGGCTGCGGAGGAGAGAAGCAAACAG TTAGAGGATGACATTGTGCAATTGGAAAAGCAATTGCGTGTCACGGAGGATTCAAGGGACCAAGTGCTGGAAGAGCTACACAAGTCTGAGGACAGCCTCCTCTCCGCAGAGGAGAATGCTGCCAAG GCTGAGAGTGAAGTAGCTTCTCTGAACAGACGCATCCAGCTGGTTGAGGAAGAGCTGGATCGTGCTCAGGAGCGCTTGGCTACTGCCCTGCAGAAGCTGGAGGAGGCTGAGAAGGCTGCAGATGAGAGTGAAAG AGGAATGAAGGTCATTGAAAACAGAGCCCAGAAGGATGAAGAGAAGATGGAAATCCAGGAGATCCAGCTTAAAGAGGCTAAGCACATTGCTGAAGAGGCTGACCGCAAGTATGAAGAG GTGGCTCGTAAGCTGGTGATCATTGAGAGTGACCTGGAGCGTGCTGAGGAGCGTGCTGAGCTATCAGAAAG CCAAGTCCGACAGCTGGAAGAACAGTTAAGAATAATGGATCAAACCTTGaaagcattaatggctgcagaGGACAAG TACTCACAGAAAGAAGATAAGTATGAAGAGGAGATTAAAGTTCTGACTGACAAACTGAAGGAG GCTGAGACCCGTGCCGAGTTTGCTGAGAGGTCAGTAACCAAGCTGGAGAAGAGCATTGATGACCTAGAAG ACCAACTCTACCAGCAACTTGAGCAAAACAGTCGCCTAACTAATGAACTAAAGCTGGCATTGAATGAGGATTAA
- the TPM1 gene encoding tropomyosin alpha-1 chain isoform X6 — protein sequence MDAIKKKMQMLKLDKENALDRAEQAEADKKAAEERSKQLEDELVALQKKLKATEDELDKYSESLKDAQEKLELADKKATDAESEVASLNRRIQLVEEELDRAQERLATALQKLEEAEKAADESERGMKVIENRAQKDEEKMEIQEIQLKEAKHIAEEADRKYEEVARKLVIIESDLERAEERAELSESQVRQLEEQLRIMDQTLKALMAAEDKYSQKEDKYEEEIKVLTDKLKEAETRAEFAERSVTKLEKSIDDLEDNFLCFSSPKTSSSRWIKHLSKLWMFHGFIVLSSSLVDSCSITCLRTCSVCALLYRKTTFLNVK from the exons atggatgccatcAAGAAGAAGATGCAGATGCTGAAGCTGGACAAGGAGAACGCCTTGGACAGAGCCGAGCAAGCCGAAGCGGACAAGAAGGCTGCGGAGGAGAGAAGCAAACAG CTGGAGGATGAGCTGGTGGCTCTACAAAAGAAGCTGAAGGCCACTGAGGATGAGCTGGACAAATACTCCGAGTCCCTTAAAGATGCACAGGAAAAGTTGGAACTGGCTGACAAAAAGGCCACAGAT GCTGAGAGTGAAGTAGCTTCTCTGAACAGACGCATCCAGCTGGTTGAGGAAGAGCTGGATCGTGCTCAGGAGCGCTTGGCTACTGCCCTGCAGAAGCTGGAGGAGGCTGAGAAGGCTGCAGATGAGAGTGAAAG AGGAATGAAGGTCATTGAAAACAGAGCCCAGAAGGATGAAGAGAAGATGGAAATCCAGGAGATCCAGCTTAAAGAGGCTAAGCACATTGCTGAAGAGGCTGACCGCAAGTATGAAGAG GTGGCTCGTAAGCTGGTGATCATTGAGAGTGACCTGGAGCGTGCTGAGGAGCGTGCTGAGCTATCAGAAAG CCAAGTCCGACAGCTGGAAGAACAGTTAAGAATAATGGATCAAACCTTGaaagcattaatggctgcagaGGACAAG TACTCACAGAAAGAAGATAAGTATGAAGAGGAGATTAAAGTTCTGACTGACAAACTGAAGGAG GCTGAGACCCGTGCCGAGTTTGCTGAGAGGTCAGTAACCAAGCTGGAGAAGAGCATTGATGACCTAGAAG ataattttctttgcttcagtTCTCCAAAGACATCTTCATCGCGTTGGATAAAACATCTTTCCAAGCTTTGGATGTTTCATGGGTTCATTGTCCTGTCTTCTAGCTTAGTTGACTCTTGCTCTATAACCTGTCTCAGAACATGCTCTGTTTGTGCTCTGCTGTACAGAAAAACTACATTTCtcaatgtaaaataa
- the TPM1 gene encoding tropomyosin alpha-1 chain isoform X4 — translation MDAIKKKMQMLKLDKENALDRAEQAEADKKAAEERSKQLEDELVALQKKLKATEDELDKYSESLKDAQEKLELADKKATDAESEVASLNRRIQLVEEELDRAQERLATALQKLEEAEKAADESERGMKVIENRAQKDEEKMEIQEIQLKEAKHIAEEADRKYEEVARKLVIIESDLERAEERAELSESKCAELEEELKTVTNNLKSLEAQAEKYSQKEDKYEEEIKVLTDKLKEAETRAEFAERSVTKLEKSIDDLEDNFLCFSSPKTSSSRWIKHLSKLWMFHGFIVLSSSLVDSCSITCLRTCSVCALLYRKTTFLNVK, via the exons atggatgccatcAAGAAGAAGATGCAGATGCTGAAGCTGGACAAGGAGAACGCCTTGGACAGAGCCGAGCAAGCCGAAGCGGACAAGAAGGCTGCGGAGGAGAGAAGCAAACAG CTGGAGGATGAGCTGGTGGCTCTACAAAAGAAGCTGAAGGCCACTGAGGATGAGCTGGACAAATACTCCGAGTCCCTTAAAGATGCACAGGAAAAGTTGGAACTGGCTGACAAAAAGGCCACAGAT GCTGAGAGTGAAGTAGCTTCTCTGAACAGACGCATCCAGCTGGTTGAGGAAGAGCTGGATCGTGCTCAGGAGCGCTTGGCTACTGCCCTGCAGAAGCTGGAGGAGGCTGAGAAGGCTGCAGATGAGAGTGAAAG AGGAATGAAGGTCATTGAAAACAGAGCCCAGAAGGATGAAGAGAAGATGGAAATCCAGGAGATCCAGCTTAAAGAGGCTAAGCACATTGCTGAAGAGGCTGACCGCAAGTATGAAGAG GTGGCTCGTAAGCTGGTGATCATTGAGAGTGACCTGGAGCGTGCTGAGGAGCGTGCTGAGCTATCAGAAAG CAAATGTGCTGAGCTTGAAGAGGAATTGAAAACTGTGACCAACAACCTGAAGTCGCTGGAGGCTCAGGCTGAGAAG TACTCACAGAAAGAAGATAAGTATGAAGAGGAGATTAAAGTTCTGACTGACAAACTGAAGGAG GCTGAGACCCGTGCCGAGTTTGCTGAGAGGTCAGTAACCAAGCTGGAGAAGAGCATTGATGACCTAGAAG ataattttctttgcttcagtTCTCCAAAGACATCTTCATCGCGTTGGATAAAACATCTTTCCAAGCTTTGGATGTTTCATGGGTTCATTGTCCTGTCTTCTAGCTTAGTTGACTCTTGCTCTATAACCTGTCTCAGAACATGCTCTGTTTGTGCTCTGCTGTACAGAAAAACTACATTTCtcaatgtaaaataa
- the TPM1 gene encoding tropomyosin alpha-1 chain isoform X2: MDAIKKKMQMLKLDKENALDRAEQAEADKKAAEERSKQLEDDIVQLEKQLRVTEDSRDQVLEELHKSEDSLLSAEENAAKAESEVASLNRRIQLVEEELDRAQERLATALQKLEEAEKAADESERGMKVIENRAQKDEEKMEIQEIQLKEAKHIAEEADRKYEEVARKLVIIESDLERAEERAELSESKCAELEEELKTVTNNLKSLEAQAEKYSQKEDKYEEEIKVLTDKLKEAETRAEFAERSVTKLEKSIDDLEDNFLCFSSPKTSSSRWIKHLSKLWMFHGFIVLSSSLVDSCSITCLRTCSVCALLYRKTTFLNVK; the protein is encoded by the exons atggatgccatcAAGAAGAAGATGCAGATGCTGAAGCTGGACAAGGAGAACGCCTTGGACAGAGCCGAGCAAGCCGAAGCGGACAAGAAGGCTGCGGAGGAGAGAAGCAAACAG TTAGAGGATGACATTGTGCAATTGGAAAAGCAATTGCGTGTCACGGAGGATTCAAGGGACCAAGTGCTGGAAGAGCTACACAAGTCTGAGGACAGCCTCCTCTCCGCAGAGGAGAATGCTGCCAAG GCTGAGAGTGAAGTAGCTTCTCTGAACAGACGCATCCAGCTGGTTGAGGAAGAGCTGGATCGTGCTCAGGAGCGCTTGGCTACTGCCCTGCAGAAGCTGGAGGAGGCTGAGAAGGCTGCAGATGAGAGTGAAAG AGGAATGAAGGTCATTGAAAACAGAGCCCAGAAGGATGAAGAGAAGATGGAAATCCAGGAGATCCAGCTTAAAGAGGCTAAGCACATTGCTGAAGAGGCTGACCGCAAGTATGAAGAG GTGGCTCGTAAGCTGGTGATCATTGAGAGTGACCTGGAGCGTGCTGAGGAGCGTGCTGAGCTATCAGAAAG CAAATGTGCTGAGCTTGAAGAGGAATTGAAAACTGTGACCAACAACCTGAAGTCGCTGGAGGCTCAGGCTGAGAAG TACTCACAGAAAGAAGATAAGTATGAAGAGGAGATTAAAGTTCTGACTGACAAACTGAAGGAG GCTGAGACCCGTGCCGAGTTTGCTGAGAGGTCAGTAACCAAGCTGGAGAAGAGCATTGATGACCTAGAAG ataattttctttgcttcagtTCTCCAAAGACATCTTCATCGCGTTGGATAAAACATCTTTCCAAGCTTTGGATGTTTCATGGGTTCATTGTCCTGTCTTCTAGCTTAGTTGACTCTTGCTCTATAACCTGTCTCAGAACATGCTCTGTTTGTGCTCTGCTGTACAGAAAAACTACATTTCtcaatgtaaaataa
- the TPM1 gene encoding tropomyosin alpha-1 chain isoform X7, giving the protein MAAMSSLEAVRRKIRSLQEQADAAEERAGRLQREVDQERALREEAESEVASLNRRIQLVEEELDRAQERLATALQKLEEAEKAADESERGMKVIENRAQKDEEKMEIQEIQLKEAKHIAEEADRKYEEVARKLVIIESDLERAEERAELSESKCAELEEELKTVTNNLKSLEAQAEKYSQKEDKYEEEIKVLTDKLKEAETRAEFAERSVTKLEKSIDDLEDNFLCFSSPKTSSSRWIKHLSKLWMFHGFIVLSSSLVDSCSITCLRTCSVCALLYRKTTFLNVK; this is encoded by the exons ATGGCGGCGATGAGCTCGCTCGAGGCCGTTCGCAGGAAGATTCGcagcctgcaggagcaggcagacGCCGCTGAGGAGCGGGCGGGACGCCTGCAGCGGGAGGTGGACCAGGAGCGGGCGTTGCGGGAGGAG GCTGAGAGTGAAGTAGCTTCTCTGAACAGACGCATCCAGCTGGTTGAGGAAGAGCTGGATCGTGCTCAGGAGCGCTTGGCTACTGCCCTGCAGAAGCTGGAGGAGGCTGAGAAGGCTGCAGATGAGAGTGAAAG AGGAATGAAGGTCATTGAAAACAGAGCCCAGAAGGATGAAGAGAAGATGGAAATCCAGGAGATCCAGCTTAAAGAGGCTAAGCACATTGCTGAAGAGGCTGACCGCAAGTATGAAGAG GTGGCTCGTAAGCTGGTGATCATTGAGAGTGACCTGGAGCGTGCTGAGGAGCGTGCTGAGCTATCAGAAAG CAAATGTGCTGAGCTTGAAGAGGAATTGAAAACTGTGACCAACAACCTGAAGTCGCTGGAGGCTCAGGCTGAGAAG TACTCACAGAAAGAAGATAAGTATGAAGAGGAGATTAAAGTTCTGACTGACAAACTGAAGGAG GCTGAGACCCGTGCCGAGTTTGCTGAGAGGTCAGTAACCAAGCTGGAGAAGAGCATTGATGACCTAGAAG ataattttctttgcttcagtTCTCCAAAGACATCTTCATCGCGTTGGATAAAACATCTTTCCAAGCTTTGGATGTTTCATGGGTTCATTGTCCTGTCTTCTAGCTTAGTTGACTCTTGCTCTATAACCTGTCTCAGAACATGCTCTGTTTGTGCTCTGCTGTACAGAAAAACTACATTTCtcaatgtaaaataa
- the TPM1 gene encoding tropomyosin alpha-1 chain isoform X9: protein MAAMSSLEAVRRKIRSLQEQADAAEERAGRLQREVDQERALREEAESEVASLNRRIQLVEEELDRAQERLATALQKLEEAEKAADESERGMKVIENRAQKDEEKMEIQEIQLKEAKHIAEEADRKYEEVARKLVIIESDLERAEERAELSESQVRQLEEQLRIMDQTLKALMAAEDKYSQKEDKYEEEIKVLTDKLKEAETRAEFAERSVTKLEKSIDDLEDNFLCFSSPKTSSSRWIKHLSKLWMFHGFIVLSSSLVDSCSITCLRTCSVCALLYRKTTFLNVK from the exons ATGGCGGCGATGAGCTCGCTCGAGGCCGTTCGCAGGAAGATTCGcagcctgcaggagcaggcagacGCCGCTGAGGAGCGGGCGGGACGCCTGCAGCGGGAGGTGGACCAGGAGCGGGCGTTGCGGGAGGAG GCTGAGAGTGAAGTAGCTTCTCTGAACAGACGCATCCAGCTGGTTGAGGAAGAGCTGGATCGTGCTCAGGAGCGCTTGGCTACTGCCCTGCAGAAGCTGGAGGAGGCTGAGAAGGCTGCAGATGAGAGTGAAAG AGGAATGAAGGTCATTGAAAACAGAGCCCAGAAGGATGAAGAGAAGATGGAAATCCAGGAGATCCAGCTTAAAGAGGCTAAGCACATTGCTGAAGAGGCTGACCGCAAGTATGAAGAG GTGGCTCGTAAGCTGGTGATCATTGAGAGTGACCTGGAGCGTGCTGAGGAGCGTGCTGAGCTATCAGAAAG CCAAGTCCGACAGCTGGAAGAACAGTTAAGAATAATGGATCAAACCTTGaaagcattaatggctgcagaGGACAAG TACTCACAGAAAGAAGATAAGTATGAAGAGGAGATTAAAGTTCTGACTGACAAACTGAAGGAG GCTGAGACCCGTGCCGAGTTTGCTGAGAGGTCAGTAACCAAGCTGGAGAAGAGCATTGATGACCTAGAAG ataattttctttgcttcagtTCTCCAAAGACATCTTCATCGCGTTGGATAAAACATCTTTCCAAGCTTTGGATGTTTCATGGGTTCATTGTCCTGTCTTCTAGCTTAGTTGACTCTTGCTCTATAACCTGTCTCAGAACATGCTCTGTTTGTGCTCTGCTGTACAGAAAAACTACATTTCtcaatgtaaaataa
- the TPM1 gene encoding tropomyosin alpha-1 chain isoform X14: MDAIKKKMQMLKLDKENALDRAEQAEADKKAAEERSKQLEDELVALQKKLKATEDELDKYSESLKDAQEKLELADKKATDAESEVASLNRRIQLVEEELDRAQERLATALQKLEEAEKAADESERGMKVIENRAQKDEEKMEIQEIQLKEAKHIAEEADRKYEEVARKLVIIESDLERAEERAELSESKCAELEEELKTVTNNLKSLEAQAEKYSQKEDKYEEEIKVLTDKLKEAETRAEFAERSVTKLEKSIDDLEDELYAQKLKYKAISEELDHALNDMTSM; this comes from the exons atggatgccatcAAGAAGAAGATGCAGATGCTGAAGCTGGACAAGGAGAACGCCTTGGACAGAGCCGAGCAAGCCGAAGCGGACAAGAAGGCTGCGGAGGAGAGAAGCAAACAG CTGGAGGATGAGCTGGTGGCTCTACAAAAGAAGCTGAAGGCCACTGAGGATGAGCTGGACAAATACTCCGAGTCCCTTAAAGATGCACAGGAAAAGTTGGAACTGGCTGACAAAAAGGCCACAGAT GCTGAGAGTGAAGTAGCTTCTCTGAACAGACGCATCCAGCTGGTTGAGGAAGAGCTGGATCGTGCTCAGGAGCGCTTGGCTACTGCCCTGCAGAAGCTGGAGGAGGCTGAGAAGGCTGCAGATGAGAGTGAAAG AGGAATGAAGGTCATTGAAAACAGAGCCCAGAAGGATGAAGAGAAGATGGAAATCCAGGAGATCCAGCTTAAAGAGGCTAAGCACATTGCTGAAGAGGCTGACCGCAAGTATGAAGAG GTGGCTCGTAAGCTGGTGATCATTGAGAGTGACCTGGAGCGTGCTGAGGAGCGTGCTGAGCTATCAGAAAG CAAATGTGCTGAGCTTGAAGAGGAATTGAAAACTGTGACCAACAACCTGAAGTCGCTGGAGGCTCAGGCTGAGAAG TACTCACAGAAAGAAGATAAGTATGAAGAGGAGATTAAAGTTCTGACTGACAAACTGAAGGAG GCTGAGACCCGTGCCGAGTTTGCTGAGAGGTCAGTAACCAAGCTGGAGAAGAGCATTGATGACCTAGAAG ATGAGCTGTATGCTCAGAAACTGAAGTACAAAGCCATCAGTGAGGAGCTGGACCACGCTCTCAATGATATGACTTCCATGTAA